Genomic segment of Rickettsiella endosymbiont of Xylota segnis:
AACCACTTCCCACTAATACCGTCGGCATAATGGCTAGACCATCTAAGCCATCGGTTAAATTCACGGCATTACTACTGCCTACGATGACGAAATAAACCCAGGGAATATAAAATATTCCTAAAGGAATCAAGAGATTTTTAAAAAAAGGAACCACTAATTGGGTTTCAACAGGTAACGTTGCATTCATATATAGCAATATACCAATGGTTATACCTAATATTGATTGCCATAAATATTTCCAACGTGGAATAAGTCCTCGGCTATTTTTTAGCATTAATTTTAAGTAATCATCAGCAAATCCTATTAAGCCAAATCCTACTATGCCTAAGAGCACTATCCAAATCAGATGATTATTAAGATTAGCCCATAGTAAAGTTGTCATAACGATGGCAATTAGAATCAAAGCTCCACCCATCGTCGGTGTACCCGCTTTACTTAAATGTGCTTGGGGGCCATCAGTACGTATTGCTTGACCAATTTGGCGATGACTTAGCGTACGTATCATCTTTGGTGCTAATAAAAGTGAGATAAGAAACGCAGTTAAAGACGCTAAAATCGCTCTTAAAGTTAAATATTGAAAGACATGAAAAGCACGATAGTAATTTGATAAAAATGCAGTTAACCATAACAACATGGGGTTAATTTTCTCCAGTTAAAAAATCAAGTGTGAAGAGTATACTGGCGCGTTAAGATTCACGCATCGTTGTCCAATAAAGCAGCGGCTACTTTTCCCATATGTGCACTGAGTGAACCTTTAATTAAAATAGTGACATTCTCTCGCAAATGGGGTTTCAGTGCTAAAATTAATTCCTGGTGATTGGGGTAATGCTTTGCGTTTGTACCAAATGCTTTGGCGGTTTCTTTACTTAAATCACCGCAAGTATAGACCTCATCGATTTTTAATTCTTTAGCTAATTTTCCAATTTGACGATGATACGCTATGGCATTCGGACCCAACTCCCCCATATCACCCATAACAAAAATTCGCTGCCCCGAATAATGCGCCAATAATTTTAAAGCCGCAGCCACTGAACTTGGATTGGCATTATAACTATCATCAATCAAGTTCGTGCCTATTTTTGTTTTGCGTAATAACACTCTTCCAGGCACTGGTTGCGTTTTTTCTAAACCGGATTTGATGTGGAATAATTCAATTCCCACTTGGCTCGCCGCGGCGGCGGCGGCTAAAGCATTCAACACCTGATGCTGTCCAGGTAAGCCTAAGCTAATCATCATTTCTTTTCCATTCGGGGCATGTAATAAAAATATTGCTTTTCCATCGGCATCCACTTGAATATTAGTCGCAGAAAAATCAGATCCATCGGATAAACCAAAACTCACACAGCGAAAACTAGCAGAGGCTTTCTGTAAATTATCAGTAAATTTATCATCGGCATTAATAATAGCGACACCATTTTTAGCTAAACCAGAAAAAATTTCTGCCTTAGCCTTTGCAACGCCGTTCATGGATCCAAACCCTTGCAAATGTGCAGGCCCAATATTAGTGACCAAGGCAACATTCGGTTGTGTGATCTGCGTCAAATACGCAATTTCTCCGCTATGATTCGCACCCATTTCAATCACGGCATAACGGTGTTGAGTATTTAAATTTAACAATGTTAAGGGTACACCGATATCATTATTGAAATTTTTAAAATTAGTTAACACTGAGCCTGTTTCAGCCAAAATCGATGCGATCATTTCTTTGCTGCTTGTTTTACCACAACTACCCGTTAAGGCAATAATAGGGATAGAAAATTGACTACGATGGTGTTTAGCTAATTCCCCTAAGGCTTTTCTTGTGTCCTGGACGAGTACTAAGGGTAAATCGGTATCTATAACATGATCAACGACAGCGGCTACAGCACCGCGCTGCTTGGCAAGTTCAATAAAATCATGCCCATCAAACTTTTCACCGCGAATAGCGAAAAAAAGTTCATGTGGTTTTATACTACGCGAATCCAAACTCAGCCCGGTGTAATTCACATCCGGACCTAATAGCTTACCTTGGATATTTGCAGCCAATATAGATAGTTTCACAGGGTTACCAATAAATAGATGGGGTACTTTTAGACTATAGCATTCTATACTATACTCATAGCAATAATAATCGTTGCACTTCGAGAGCATCATCAAAGGGATATTTAATGCCTTTAATTAACTGATAGTCTTCGTGGCCTTTACCTGCAATTAATACAACATCACTCGGCTGGGCAGTTGCAATAGCATAGACGATCGCACGTTGTCTATCCAGTTCACGATATATGGGTTTTTTATCCGTGAATCCTTGTTGAATATCCCGTAAAATTTGCAACGGATCTTCGTGGCGCGGATTATCACTGGTTACTATGATACGATCGGCTTCTTGCTCGGCAATCTTAGCCATTAAAGGTCGTTTTCCTTTATCCCTATCGCCTCCACA
This window contains:
- the mraY gene encoding phospho-N-acetylmuramoyl-pentapeptide-transferase; its protein translation is MLLWLTAFLSNYYRAFHVFQYLTLRAILASLTAFLISLLLAPKMIRTLSHRQIGQAIRTDGPQAHLSKAGTPTMGGALILIAIVMTTLLWANLNNHLIWIVLLGIVGFGLIGFADDYLKLMLKNSRGLIPRWKYLWQSILGITIGILLYMNATLPVETQLVVPFFKNLLIPLGIFYIPWVYFVIVGSSNAVNLTDGLDGLAIMPTVLVGSGLGIFAYLTGNITYAKYLAIPFVPGAGEMVVICAAIVGAGLGFLWFNTYPAQVFMGDVGALGLGAALGCIAVVVRQEFALLIMGGVFALETISVILQVASFKLTGKRIFRMAPIHHHFELKGWPEPRIIVRFWIITFILVLFGLATLKLR
- a CDS encoding UDP-N-acetylmuramoyl-tripeptide--D-alanyl-D-alanine ligase; protein product: MKLSILAANIQGKLLGPDVNYTGLSLDSRSIKPHELFFAIRGEKFDGHDFIELAKQRGAVAAVVDHVIDTDLPLVLVQDTRKALGELAKHHRSQFSIPIIALTGSCGKTSSKEMIASILAETGSVLTNFKNFNNDIGVPLTLLNLNTQHRYAVIEMGANHSGEIAYLTQITQPNVALVTNIGPAHLQGFGSMNGVAKAKAEIFSGLAKNGVAIINADDKFTDNLQKASASFRCVSFGLSDGSDFSATNIQVDADGKAIFLLHAPNGKEMMISLGLPGQHQVLNALAAAAAASQVGIELFHIKSGLEKTQPVPGRVLLRKTKIGTNLIDDSYNANPSSVAAALKLLAHYSGQRIFVMGDMGELGPNAIAYHRQIGKLAKELKIDEVYTCGDLSKETAKAFGTNAKHYPNHQELILALKPHLRENVTILIKGSLSAHMGKVAAALLDNDA